A region from the Oceanidesulfovibrio marinus genome encodes:
- a CDS encoding response regulator, which yields MRSHGSGFWRPFFLRFLPVTTLLLLFLSTLIYQGLEHRRQLYLDTEQMKLDYVTESISIDMERVFHDLFDLMHRRSVTHYLADPNPENLHEVEQSYLLFSLDNPQYDQLRLIDPSGQEIVRVNAKDGRSWLVAKKDLQNKADRYYFKDAVTLPQGELYTSPLDLNIEHKQIELPHKPMLRIAAPLYDTYGKVKAVLVLNYLGQVLLDNMQGHLEYSGQTIMLINQDGYWLHGGGEEANWAFMFPDRTDRTFAAAHPKIWKAMQETESGQLEGPGGIYTYDTLKLSPKSALHEHHRNATVAPEFVQTWKVVSFTPITLMSAMLWQDWPQYLAAALLVIILSGLGAYLHTSRMLERQAAQQAERRSEARFRDLVETSPDLIWETDSKGNFVYVSPRSADLFGLEPEELVGKPLCGILSTEWDEQHFEESAGKAPACWEMTCYDTQGERKILEVRYLPVLDDHNNAIGRRGVARDITQAKKAQQLIEESRQEAERANQAKGEFLARMSHEIRTPLNAVIGMSHLMLRTELSQKQRDYLNKIRLSSDALLGVINDILDYSKIEVGKIAIEHVEFDLDTVLGNVVDINSLNAEEKRLEFLLSVEDGVPSNLIGDPLRLGQVLMNLLSNALKFTDEGEVLLRVSTVEKDEETATLRFSVRDTGIGLSQEHLENLFKPFSQADGSISRRFGGTGLGLSICSHLVQLMGGALEVDSTQGQGSDFHFTLTFPIGAATTRLSFADAEGLSGSAVLVVDDNATSRQILKDILTSLRFSVTLAESAEEALRLIERGEETYNVILLDWKMQGMDGLSCAKRIRAMPLETQPALIMITAYSREEVRRESENIGIDGFLLKPVSRSVLFNTIAEALGSAISSGSSAGAGGFPYEAGAEGIRGAHILLVEDNEINQQVASELLEAVGLRVTVAGDGETALELLARDTFQAVLMDIQMPGITGLEATRRVRNELGLKELPVIAMTAHAMSDDRKESLAAGMNDHVNKPFDPRELIETLRRWISDQGWEPDESAPPEQSTPIEDAPAQNQNATLDHELGLYRVRGNAVLYRKLLADFARKYESIAESFKEKMAASEKKEARRMAHTLKGVAGNIGALRLFNTASEMESCINTGLKPCTTMLGQLESDMAATMQAVQEYLDTHHPKSTAQNAGPMLEKQELITALANLARLLEEHDTRALDEFKSLEPTLAAMDEATTNDLALALRSLQFKKALPLTQKLCEQVGTLGAEA from the coding sequence ACACTACCTCGCCGACCCGAATCCGGAGAACCTGCACGAGGTCGAGCAGTCCTATCTGCTGTTCAGCCTCGACAATCCCCAATACGACCAGCTCCGCCTGATCGATCCCTCGGGCCAGGAGATCGTGCGCGTCAACGCCAAGGACGGCCGGTCCTGGCTCGTTGCCAAGAAAGATCTCCAGAACAAAGCGGACCGCTACTACTTCAAGGATGCGGTGACCTTGCCTCAGGGCGAGCTCTATACCTCCCCGCTCGACCTCAACATCGAGCACAAGCAGATAGAGCTGCCACACAAGCCCATGCTGCGGATAGCGGCCCCGCTCTATGACACCTACGGTAAGGTCAAAGCCGTGCTGGTGCTCAACTACCTCGGCCAGGTTCTGCTGGACAACATGCAGGGTCACCTGGAGTACAGCGGCCAGACCATCATGCTTATCAACCAGGACGGCTACTGGCTCCACGGCGGCGGCGAGGAGGCGAACTGGGCCTTCATGTTCCCCGACCGTACGGACCGTACGTTCGCCGCGGCCCACCCGAAGATATGGAAGGCCATGCAGGAAACCGAATCCGGGCAGCTGGAGGGGCCGGGCGGCATATACACCTATGATACGCTGAAGCTTTCGCCCAAGTCGGCCCTGCATGAACATCACAGGAACGCCACTGTCGCTCCAGAGTTCGTTCAGACCTGGAAGGTGGTGTCCTTCACGCCGATCACGCTCATGTCGGCGATGCTCTGGCAAGACTGGCCGCAGTATCTGGCCGCCGCGTTGCTGGTCATCATCCTCAGCGGCCTGGGCGCGTACCTGCACACCAGCCGGATGCTGGAGCGCCAAGCGGCGCAGCAGGCTGAGCGCCGGAGCGAAGCCCGCTTCCGCGACCTGGTGGAGACATCGCCGGACCTTATCTGGGAGACGGACAGCAAGGGCAACTTCGTGTACGTCAGCCCCCGCTCTGCTGATCTTTTTGGCCTGGAGCCAGAGGAGCTGGTGGGCAAACCGCTCTGCGGCATTCTATCCACGGAGTGGGATGAGCAGCACTTTGAAGAGTCCGCGGGCAAGGCGCCTGCCTGCTGGGAGATGACGTGCTACGATACGCAAGGCGAGCGCAAGATTCTGGAGGTCCGCTATCTGCCAGTCCTGGACGACCACAACAACGCCATAGGCAGACGCGGCGTCGCCCGGGACATCACCCAGGCCAAGAAGGCCCAGCAGCTTATCGAAGAGTCGCGGCAGGAGGCCGAGAGAGCCAACCAGGCCAAGGGCGAGTTCCTGGCGCGCATGAGCCACGAGATCCGCACGCCTCTCAACGCGGTCATCGGCATGAGCCATTTGATGCTCCGGACCGAGTTGAGCCAGAAACAACGGGATTACCTCAACAAGATACGCCTTTCCTCCGACGCCCTGCTGGGCGTAATCAACGACATCCTGGACTACTCCAAGATAGAGGTCGGCAAGATCGCCATCGAGCACGTGGAGTTCGACCTGGACACCGTGCTCGGCAACGTGGTGGACATCAACAGCCTGAATGCGGAGGAGAAGCGCCTGGAGTTTCTGCTCTCCGTGGAGGACGGCGTTCCCAGCAACCTGATCGGCGATCCGCTACGGCTGGGCCAGGTGCTCATGAACCTCCTGAGCAACGCCCTCAAGTTCACCGATGAGGGCGAGGTCCTGCTCAGGGTCTCCACCGTAGAAAAGGATGAGGAAACCGCCACTCTGCGTTTCAGCGTGCGGGACACCGGCATCGGCCTCTCCCAGGAGCACTTGGAGAACCTCTTCAAACCGTTCTCGCAGGCCGATGGCTCCATCAGCCGGCGCTTCGGCGGCACGGGCCTGGGGCTGAGCATCTGCAGCCACCTGGTGCAGCTCATGGGCGGCGCGCTGGAGGTGGACAGCACCCAGGGCCAGGGCAGCGACTTCCATTTCACGCTGACCTTCCCCATCGGCGCCGCCACCACGCGCCTCAGCTTCGCGGACGCCGAAGGGCTGAGCGGGTCTGCTGTTCTGGTGGTGGACGACAACGCCACCTCGCGCCAGATCCTCAAGGATATTCTGACCTCCCTGCGCTTCTCCGTCACCCTGGCGGAGTCCGCCGAAGAGGCGCTACGCCTGATCGAACGCGGCGAAGAGACCTACAACGTGATTCTGCTGGATTGGAAGATGCAGGGCATGGACGGCCTGTCGTGCGCCAAAAGGATTCGGGCCATGCCGCTGGAGACGCAACCCGCCCTGATCATGATCACCGCATACAGCCGGGAGGAGGTGCGCCGAGAGTCCGAGAACATCGGCATCGACGGTTTCCTGCTCAAGCCGGTCTCGCGCTCGGTGCTCTTCAACACCATTGCCGAGGCCCTTGGCAGCGCGATCAGCTCGGGCTCCAGCGCTGGCGCCGGCGGTTTTCCCTACGAGGCCGGAGCCGAAGGCATCCGTGGGGCTCACATCCTGTTGGTGGAGGACAACGAGATCAACCAGCAGGTGGCCAGCGAACTGCTGGAGGCCGTCGGCCTTAGGGTGACCGTGGCCGGCGACGGAGAGACGGCCCTGGAACTGCTGGCCAGAGATACCTTCCAGGCCGTGCTCATGGACATCCAGATGCCCGGCATCACCGGCCTGGAGGCGACGCGCCGCGTGCGCAACGAGCTTGGGCTCAAGGAGCTGCCAGTCATTGCCATGACCGCGCACGCCATGTCCGACGACCGGAAGGAGAGCCTGGCCGCCGGCATGAACGACCACGTGAACAAGCCCTTCGACCCCAGGGAACTTATCGAAACGCTTCGCCGGTGGATTTCCGATCAGGGCTGGGAACCGGACGAAAGCGCGCCGCCGGAGCAGAGCACGCCCATTGAGGATGCCCCCGCACAGAACCAGAACGCGACGCTGGACCACGAGCTCGGGCTGTACCGTGTCCGCGGCAACGCCGTGCTGTACAGAAAGCTGCTGGCCGATTTCGCCCGGAAGTATGAATCGATCGCCGAATCCTTCAAGGAAAAGATGGCGGCCAGCGAGAAAAAGGAGGCCCGGCGCATGGCCCATACGCTCAAAGGGGTCGCCGGCAACATCGGTGCGCTCCGGCTGTTCAACACCGCCAGCGAGATGGAGTCGTGCATCAACACCGGGCTCAAGCCATGCACCACCATGCTCGGGCAGCTCGAAAGCGACATGGCCGCCACCATGCAGGCCGTCCAGGAGTATCTGGATACCCACCATCCGAAAAGTACCGCCCAAAATGCGGGCCCCATGCTCGAAAAGCAGGAGCTCATTACGGCCCTGGCGAACCTGGCCCGGCTACTCGAAGAGCACGACACCAGGGCGCTGGACGAGTTCAAGTCTCTGGAGCCGACCCTGGCTGCAATGGACGAGGCGACAACGAACGATCTCGCCCTGGCCTTGAGAAGCCTTCAGTTCAAGAAGGCGCTACCCCTTACCCAGAAGCTGTGCGAACAGGTTGGAACCCTCGGAGCAGAGGCATGA
- a CDS encoding response regulator, whose product MTPKQKRILVVDDTIDNILVLREILLDEYTVIAASNGSEALDIASSDPKPDCILLDVLMPGMDGYEVCRRLKANDETRNIPVLFVTTLSDEEDESRGLELGAVDYITKPIRPAVVLSRIRNHLNLKEYQDHLMDEVEKRTKEIVKMQDVTIYSLAALAETRDNELSGHFRRTQHVSEILAHDMTKHPFYLDFFRKTSIDILCKSIPLHDVGKVGTPDHILFKPGRLTPEEFEVMKLHTVHGRDILQRAEDVLNHDSFLSLASDIAYTHHEKWDGSGYPQGLSGESIPVSGRIMAVVDVYDALISNRVYKQPMPHSKAVEIIFEGRGAHFDPTIVDIFMAHKEEIRKISLEFADCDSEREALQA is encoded by the coding sequence ATGACCCCAAAGCAGAAACGCATCCTGGTGGTAGACGACACCATAGACAACATCCTGGTTCTGCGTGAGATTCTTTTGGACGAGTACACGGTGATCGCCGCTTCCAATGGATCCGAAGCCCTGGACATCGCATCGAGCGATCCCAAACCGGACTGCATCCTCCTGGACGTTCTCATGCCCGGCATGGACGGGTATGAAGTCTGCCGGCGTCTCAAGGCCAACGACGAGACACGCAACATCCCGGTTCTGTTCGTCACCACCCTCAGCGACGAGGAAGACGAGTCGCGCGGCCTGGAGCTTGGGGCCGTGGACTACATTACCAAGCCCATCCGCCCCGCCGTCGTGTTGTCACGCATACGCAACCACCTCAATCTCAAGGAGTATCAGGACCATCTCATGGACGAGGTGGAGAAGCGCACCAAAGAGATCGTCAAGATGCAGGACGTGACGATTTACAGTCTGGCGGCCTTGGCCGAGACGAGGGACAACGAGTTGAGCGGGCATTTTCGACGGACACAGCATGTCTCCGAAATCCTGGCCCATGACATGACGAAGCACCCGTTCTACCTTGATTTTTTCCGAAAAACCTCCATCGATATCCTGTGCAAATCCATCCCATTGCACGATGTGGGAAAGGTGGGCACGCCTGACCATATCCTATTCAAGCCGGGCCGGCTCACGCCGGAAGAGTTCGAGGTGATGAAGCTGCACACCGTGCACGGCCGGGACATCCTGCAACGGGCCGAGGATGTCCTGAACCACGACAGCTTCCTCAGCCTTGCCAGCGACATCGCCTACACCCATCATGAAAAATGGGACGGCAGCGGATACCCCCAAGGCCTGAGTGGCGAGAGCATTCCCGTCTCGGGCAGGATCATGGCTGTGGTGGATGTGTACGACGCCCTGATCAGCAACCGGGTCTACAAGCAGCCCATGCCGCACAGCAAGGCCGTAGAGATAATATTTGAGGGCCGCGGCGCGCATTTTGATCCGACCATCGTGGACATATTCATGGCGCACAAGGAAGAGATACGGAAAATCTCTCTTGAGTTCGCCGATTGCGATTCGGAGCGGGAAGCGCTCCAGGCCTGA
- a CDS encoding ATP-binding response regulator, with protein MSENTLRVLVVDDEEQNLIVLNEILHGEYAVSVASSGSDALELLTSSLEVDIVLLDIMMPGMDGYELCRRIKENPKIRHIPILFVTAMSGVEDEEKGFRLGAVDFITKPFRPSIVLARVKTHLTLHRQKRVLEQMVQERTADLIRAKEEAEAANQAKSKLLANMSHELRTPLNGIQGILQLLNGTPMDKEQLELLSYLKTAANRLQPILTSLLELAKLDAGSLLLTPRPFTLTEPIKLIESVFSKKAREKGLAFSVHMDRELPQTVIGDRAALLQILVNLIENAISFTQSGEISLGVEPISASRDKHAANAGHAAPSEDALVWIRFSVRDTGDGIEPDKLADIFRSFIIAENFLRKEHGGAGLGLSIAKRLANLAGGNITAQSDLGQGSLFSLELPFEQRTAW; from the coding sequence ATGTCCGAGAACACGCTACGGGTTCTTGTCGTCGATGATGAAGAGCAAAACCTGATCGTACTCAACGAAATCCTGCACGGCGAGTACGCCGTGAGTGTGGCGTCGAGCGGCTCGGATGCCCTGGAGCTGCTGACCTCGTCCCTGGAGGTCGACATCGTGCTGCTGGATATCATGATGCCGGGCATGGACGGGTATGAGCTCTGCCGCCGCATCAAGGAGAACCCGAAGATCCGCCACATCCCGATTCTTTTCGTCACCGCCATGTCCGGCGTGGAGGACGAGGAAAAGGGCTTCCGCCTGGGTGCCGTGGACTTCATCACCAAGCCCTTCAGGCCCTCGATCGTACTGGCGCGGGTCAAGACCCATCTCACCCTGCACAGGCAAAAGAGGGTGCTGGAGCAGATGGTCCAGGAGCGCACGGCCGACCTGATCAGGGCCAAGGAGGAGGCCGAGGCCGCCAACCAGGCGAAATCCAAGCTCCTGGCCAACATGAGCCACGAGCTGCGGACGCCCCTCAACGGTATCCAGGGGATTCTCCAGCTGCTCAACGGCACCCCCATGGACAAGGAGCAGCTGGAGCTGCTCTCCTACCTCAAGACGGCGGCCAACCGTCTGCAGCCGATTCTCACCTCGCTGTTGGAGCTGGCCAAGCTCGACGCCGGCAGTCTGCTGCTCACGCCCAGGCCTTTTACTCTGACCGAGCCCATCAAACTTATCGAAAGCGTATTTTCGAAAAAGGCCCGGGAAAAAGGGCTTGCGTTCTCCGTACACATGGATCGGGAGCTGCCGCAAACGGTGATCGGCGACCGCGCCGCCCTGCTCCAGATTCTCGTCAACCTCATCGAAAACGCCATCTCCTTCACCCAGTCCGGCGAAATATCCCTGGGAGTAGAGCCCATTTCCGCCAGCCGCGACAAGCATGCAGCCAACGCCGGGCACGCCGCTCCTTCTGAAGACGCGTTGGTCTGGATTCGGTTCTCGGTGCGTGATACGGGCGACGGCATCGAGCCGGACAAGCTGGCCGACATCTTCCGCAGCTTCATCATTGCGGAGAATTTCCTGAGAAAGGAGCACGGAGGCGCCGGCCTGGGGTTGAGTATCGCCAAGCGGCTGGCCAACCTGGCCGGGGGCAACATCACTGCCCAGAGCGACCTGGGTCAGGGAAGCCTGTTCAGCCTGGAGCTCCCTTTCGAGCAACGCACGGCGTGGTAG
- a CDS encoding sigma-54-dependent Fis family transcriptional regulator: protein MGVPVAKNEIRAIARSIAQELHKELEKDSTRPAFFQALAGQLRQFFEYDRLCINLYDPHSDLLSYFSAAAGTVVNSLSPVRKAEKDTVAGHVIASRKPVVITDIAQHFTESMLHPMAEAGLTTTMAFPLVLNDNILGTLHCSFVRQPEDLYSIMKLFLELCPSVAVCLGAVLSVEGHGQDGASNPFEPAVPPVDCDDFIFVDETMRHFMYRVNTVARLDVPVLLLGETGTGKTHLARYIHCHSKRSKQNFVKVNCPALSPTLIESELFGHAKGAFTGAANKRMGRFELANEGTLFLDEIAELNSDMQSKLLHVIEDRHFERVGESVSLGVDIRLITATNVNVQEAMANRQLRSDFYHRLSVCTLELPPLRKRVEDIPVLARFFVKQLSSTYGMQRIKFKESIMSRLKQHTWPGNIRELRNVINTLLLSYCMTGDVALLDVEEALSNGHAREDAPEISVAPRVEEVPSPSGPDMSLEEMERRHITEALKRCGGVVSGPNGAAKILGIPRSTLQHRMGRLGISARGA from the coding sequence ATGGGAGTCCCAGTCGCAAAAAACGAAATTCGGGCCATCGCGCGCAGTATTGCTCAAGAGCTTCACAAGGAGCTGGAAAAGGATTCGACGCGCCCGGCCTTTTTCCAGGCCCTTGCCGGGCAGTTACGGCAGTTCTTCGAGTACGACAGGCTTTGCATCAACCTGTACGACCCTCACAGCGACCTGCTCAGCTACTTCTCCGCAGCCGCGGGCACCGTGGTCAACTCGCTTTCTCCCGTGCGCAAGGCGGAGAAGGATACCGTGGCCGGCCACGTCATCGCTTCGCGAAAGCCTGTCGTCATCACCGACATCGCCCAGCATTTCACCGAGTCTATGCTGCACCCCATGGCCGAAGCCGGCCTGACCACCACCATGGCGTTCCCCCTGGTGCTCAACGATAATATACTGGGCACGCTCCATTGCTCCTTTGTCCGTCAGCCGGAGGACCTCTACAGCATCATGAAGCTCTTTCTGGAGCTGTGTCCCAGCGTGGCCGTCTGCCTGGGTGCCGTGCTGTCCGTGGAGGGCCATGGGCAGGACGGGGCATCGAACCCGTTTGAGCCCGCTGTGCCGCCCGTGGACTGCGACGACTTCATCTTTGTGGATGAGACGATGCGCCATTTCATGTACCGGGTGAACACCGTGGCGAGGCTGGACGTGCCTGTCTTGCTGCTGGGGGAGACAGGAACCGGCAAAACCCATCTGGCGCGCTACATCCATTGCCATAGCAAGCGGAGCAAGCAGAACTTCGTGAAGGTCAACTGCCCGGCTCTTTCACCCACGCTTATCGAAAGCGAACTCTTCGGCCACGCCAAAGGTGCCTTTACCGGTGCCGCCAACAAACGGATGGGCCGGTTCGAGCTGGCCAACGAGGGCACCTTGTTCCTGGATGAAATCGCGGAGCTGAACAGCGATATGCAGAGCAAGCTGCTGCACGTGATCGAAGACAGGCACTTCGAGCGCGTGGGGGAAAGCGTATCTTTGGGTGTGGATATCAGACTCATCACCGCAACCAACGTGAACGTGCAGGAAGCCATGGCCAACAGACAGTTGCGCAGCGATTTCTACCACAGGCTCTCTGTCTGTACCCTGGAGCTCCCGCCGTTGCGAAAGCGTGTGGAGGACATCCCGGTGCTGGCGCGATTTTTCGTCAAACAGCTTTCCTCCACATACGGCATGCAACGCATCAAGTTTAAGGAAAGCATCATGTCCCGTCTGAAGCAGCACACATGGCCGGGAAATATCCGTGAGCTCCGCAACGTTATCAATACGCTGCTGCTCAGCTACTGCATGACCGGCGACGTCGCTCTTCTCGACGTGGAAGAGGCGCTGTCCAACGGACATGCCCGTGAAGATGCTCCTGAAATTTCTGTTGCGCCCCGGGTGGAGGAGGTGCCGTCGCCGAGCGGGCCCGACATGAGCCTGGAGGAGATGGAGCGGCGCCATATTACCGAGGCTCTGAAGCGGTGCGGCGGCGTGGTATCCGGTCCCAACGGTGCTGCCAAAATACTGGGCATACCGCGGTCAACGTTGCAGCACCGCATGGGCCGGCTGGGCATCTCCGCGCGCGGGGCGTGA
- a CDS encoding NAD(P)-dependent oxidoreductase, translating to MQIGFIGAGLMGGPLARNLIRAGKSVLVFDLSQEAIARTLEVGTSGKAAASIKDLKDCDVVFTSLPLPQHIKGVCLDDGGLYSVLKEGALHIELSTIDPGTANELAAAAKAKGIDYLQCTLGKTPAHAEKAEEPMFIGGEQVLFDRNSELFKIIGIPEYVGGIDASCAVKLISNMVGMTNLAVLAEGIKVGDAAGMDRNLLLELLSDTGARSFQMDVRGPWLAADDYAPRFGLDLALKDVRLGLEMARAWDLNLKSMEAALEYYKQASQDGFGKEDCNAVAKVVGK from the coding sequence ATGCAGATTGGATTCATCGGAGCAGGCCTCATGGGCGGGCCGCTGGCCCGCAACCTGATCCGGGCCGGCAAGAGCGTGCTCGTGTTCGACCTGAGCCAGGAGGCTATTGCCAGAACCCTGGAAGTCGGCACCAGCGGCAAGGCCGCGGCTTCTATCAAGGATCTCAAGGATTGTGACGTTGTCTTCACCAGCCTTCCCCTACCCCAACACATCAAAGGCGTGTGCCTGGACGATGGAGGCCTCTACTCGGTGTTGAAGGAAGGCGCTCTGCACATCGAGCTCTCCACCATCGATCCCGGCACTGCCAACGAGCTGGCAGCGGCCGCCAAGGCCAAGGGAATCGACTATCTGCAGTGCACCCTGGGCAAGACTCCGGCCCACGCCGAAAAGGCCGAGGAGCCCATGTTCATAGGCGGCGAACAGGTCCTGTTCGATCGCAACTCCGAGCTTTTCAAGATCATCGGTATCCCCGAGTACGTCGGCGGCATCGACGCGTCCTGCGCCGTGAAACTGATCTCGAACATGGTGGGCATGACCAACTTGGCCGTCCTGGCCGAGGGCATCAAGGTCGGCGATGCGGCCGGTATGGACCGCAACCTGCTTCTGGAGCTTCTGAGCGACACCGGCGCACGCAGCTTCCAGATGGATGTTCGCGGCCCCTGGCTCGCGGCGGACGACTATGCCCCCCGTTTTGGTCTGGACCTCGCGCTCAAGGACGTGCGGCTTGGTCTGGAAATGGCCCGGGCGTGGGATCTGAACCTCAAGTCCATGGAAGCAGCTCTCGAATACTACAAACAAGCCAGCCAGGACGGTTTTGGCAAGGAGGATTGCAACGCGGTAGCGAAAGTCGTGGGTAAATAA
- a CDS encoding TRAP transporter substrate-binding protein, with amino-acid sequence MKRLLILITVMAFVFGAVQVQAADYQKMTIRAATANPTGSLHTTAIEKFKEIVEKESGGNIKVQTFFGGSMGDEQSNVRQLRSKEIHLAVLAVGNLTPFAPQANIFYLPYMFPTIEGAYQLLGDEAFVKKTSDIIAKESGTRPLAWLVGGYRHLTNSVRPVKNIDDLQGLKIRVPPVEIQLESFKSWGVEPHPLAWSETFNALQQGVVDGQENPHTVNRDQKFWEVQKYITELHYLLWVGPMLVSESWFQKLDSDTQALIQRAATEAAAYEWKWAAEQDQIALQQCLDHGMEITTLEDEPVWQEKARSLWPKFYDQVGGKEMIDEAVAIISN; translated from the coding sequence ATGAAACGACTTCTTATCCTCATCACGGTTATGGCGTTTGTTTTTGGCGCTGTACAGGTTCAGGCGGCGGACTACCAGAAAATGACCATCCGGGCGGCTACGGCCAACCCGACAGGCAGCTTGCACACCACGGCTATCGAGAAGTTCAAGGAAATTGTAGAAAAGGAATCCGGCGGTAATATCAAGGTGCAGACCTTCTTCGGCGGCTCCATGGGCGACGAGCAGTCCAACGTCCGTCAGCTCCGCAGCAAGGAGATCCACCTGGCCGTGCTGGCCGTGGGCAACCTGACGCCTTTCGCACCCCAGGCCAACATTTTCTACCTTCCGTACATGTTCCCCACCATCGAAGGCGCCTACCAGCTGCTTGGCGACGAGGCCTTCGTGAAAAAGACCTCGGACATCATCGCCAAGGAAAGCGGCACGCGTCCTCTGGCTTGGCTGGTCGGCGGCTACCGCCATCTGACCAACTCCGTGCGCCCTGTGAAGAACATTGATGACCTGCAAGGTCTCAAGATTCGCGTTCCCCCTGTCGAGATTCAGCTCGAATCCTTCAAATCCTGGGGCGTTGAGCCGCATCCCCTGGCCTGGTCCGAGACCTTCAACGCTCTGCAGCAGGGTGTTGTGGACGGTCAGGAAAACCCGCACACCGTGAACCGCGACCAGAAGTTCTGGGAAGTGCAGAAGTACATCACCGAGCTCCACTACCTGCTGTGGGTTGGTCCCATGCTGGTGAGCGAGTCCTGGTTCCAGAAGCTTGATTCCGACACCCAGGCGCTGATCCAACGCGCCGCAACCGAAGCTGCCGCCTACGAATGGAAATGGGCTGCCGAGCAGGACCAGATCGCCCTGCAGCAGTGCCTGGACCATGGCATGGAGATTACCACCCTCGAAGATGAGCCTGTCTGGCAGGAAAAGGCTCGTTCCTTGTGGCCCAAGTTCTACGACCAGGTTGGGGGCAAGGAAATGATCGACGAAGCAGTGGCCATCATCTCCAACTAG
- a CDS encoding TRAP transporter small permease, producing the protein MFQQLTRLLRLFYNNFEEVFSALCVGAMVACLMIQVGARWITGAGVPWTEELSRYTFLWSVFVAAALVAKQGTHVRISAQYLLMPPKARLVFRMFVDALWVCMNLYIASLSWNVIQSGLEFPELSPTLNIVRGYVEMIIPFGFALMSWRIVEGYIIHWRKGTLLNIVTEPHEYEGS; encoded by the coding sequence ATGTTTCAACAACTGACACGATTGTTACGCTTGTTTTACAATAACTTCGAGGAGGTCTTCAGCGCGCTCTGTGTAGGCGCAATGGTTGCCTGTCTCATGATCCAGGTTGGGGCACGCTGGATTACGGGCGCCGGCGTGCCATGGACCGAGGAATTGAGTCGCTACACATTTTTATGGTCTGTATTCGTGGCCGCCGCACTGGTGGCAAAGCAAGGAACGCACGTACGCATCTCCGCACAGTATCTGCTCATGCCTCCCAAGGCGCGGCTCGTCTTCCGCATGTTCGTTGACGCCCTCTGGGTCTGCATGAACCTGTACATCGCATCACTGAGCTGGAACGTCATCCAAAGCGGGCTTGAGTTCCCGGAACTCTCCCCCACACTGAACATCGTCCGTGGCTATGTCGAAATGATCATCCCCTTCGGATTCGCTCTCATGAGTTGGCGCATAGTGGAAGGCTACATCATCCACTGGCGCAAGGGCACGTTGCTTAACATTGTGACTGAACCTCACGAGTACGAAGGGAGCTAG